Proteins encoded by one window of Micromonospora coxensis:
- a CDS encoding sensor histidine kinase: protein MSPLSRVRLDELLQEMLDRVGEVVTSRERLRALLDAVVGIGSDLDLRSTLQRIVRSACELVGARYGALGVIGPDRMLHDFIIHGIDEELHAKIGDLPHGRGVLGLLIDDPRPVRMPDITQHPKSYGFPPHHPPMHSFLGVPVRIRDQVFGNLYLAEKQGAPEFTEDDEEIVVALAAAAGVAIENARLYALAHRRERWLAATAEITSVLLGEVRRTDALTLVARRAREVAEAELAVVLLYDEDAGQFTVEVVDDADGAARGLVGAVLPATETTFAGSVTERRHELVENLAESAPWPTPVVGGPAVVSPLAAADTLHGVLVIAHRPDAARASEDDVKLLGSFAGQAALAMERARGQEERELLVVLEDRERIARDLHDVVIQRLFATGLQLQSGAMNARPEVAKRINAAVDDLDATIRDIRRTIFELRTPMSAALRTEIREAVDVAAESLGFRPTLDLDGPIDSAVPDAVRPDLAAVLREALSNAVRHAEASRVAVAVRVDAGRVAVTVSDDGVGCDPAAARGGLVNLRERAERHGGEFEVRPVEPHGTELFWCVPLRD from the coding sequence CTGAGCCCACTGTCGCGGGTCCGCCTCGACGAACTGCTCCAGGAGATGCTGGACCGGGTCGGCGAGGTGGTGACCAGCCGGGAGCGGCTGCGCGCCCTGCTCGACGCGGTGGTCGGCATCGGGTCGGACCTCGACCTGCGCAGCACCCTGCAGCGGATCGTGCGGTCGGCCTGCGAGCTGGTCGGCGCCCGCTACGGCGCGCTCGGCGTGATCGGGCCGGACCGCATGCTGCACGACTTCATCATCCACGGCATCGACGAGGAGCTGCACGCGAAGATCGGCGACCTGCCGCACGGGCGGGGCGTGCTCGGTCTGCTCATCGACGACCCGCGCCCGGTACGCATGCCGGACATCACCCAGCACCCGAAGTCGTACGGGTTCCCGCCGCACCACCCGCCGATGCACAGCTTCCTCGGCGTCCCGGTCCGCATCCGCGACCAGGTGTTCGGCAACCTCTACCTCGCCGAGAAGCAGGGTGCCCCCGAGTTCACCGAGGACGACGAGGAGATCGTCGTCGCCCTCGCCGCGGCGGCCGGCGTGGCCATCGAGAACGCCCGCCTGTACGCGCTGGCCCACCGGCGGGAGCGGTGGCTGGCCGCCACCGCCGAGATCACCTCGGTGCTGCTGGGCGAGGTCCGCCGCACCGACGCGCTGACCCTGGTGGCCCGCCGGGCCCGGGAGGTCGCCGAGGCGGAGCTGGCCGTGGTGCTGCTCTACGACGAGGACGCCGGCCAGTTCACCGTCGAGGTGGTCGACGACGCCGACGGCGCGGCCCGGGGACTGGTGGGCGCGGTGCTGCCGGCCACCGAGACCACCTTCGCCGGCTCGGTGACCGAACGCCGCCACGAGCTGGTGGAGAACCTGGCCGAATCCGCCCCGTGGCCGACGCCGGTGGTGGGCGGGCCGGCCGTGGTCTCCCCGCTCGCCGCGGCGGACACCCTGCACGGTGTGCTGGTGATCGCCCATCGTCCGGACGCCGCCCGGGCGTCGGAGGACGACGTGAAGCTGCTGGGCAGCTTCGCCGGGCAGGCGGCGCTGGCCATGGAGCGGGCCCGGGGCCAGGAGGAACGGGAGTTGCTGGTCGTCCTGGAGGACCGCGAGCGGATCGCCCGCGACCTGCACGACGTGGTCATCCAGCGGCTCTTCGCCACCGGCCTGCAACTGCAGAGCGGCGCGATGAACGCCCGCCCCGAGGTCGCCAAGCGGATCAACGCGGCCGTCGACGACCTCGACGCCACCATCCGGGACATCCGGCGCACCATCTTCGAGCTGCGTACCCCGATGAGCGCGGCGCTGCGCACCGAGATCCGCGAGGCGGTCGACGTGGCCGCCGAGTCGCTGGGCTTCCGCCCCACCCTCGACCTGGACGGGCCGATCGACAGCGCGGTGCCCGACGCGGTCCGCCCCGACCTGGCGGCCGTGCTGCGCGAGGCGCTCTCCAACGCCGTCCGGCACGCCGAGGCCAGCCGGGTCGCCGTCGCCGTACGGGTGGACGCCGGCCGGGTCGCGGTGACGGTCAGCGACGACGGGGTGGGCTGCGATCCGGCCGCCGCCCGGGGTGGGCTGGTCAACCTGCGCGAGCGCGCCGAGCGGCACGGCGGCGAGTTCGAGGTGCGCCCGGTCGAGCCGCACGGCACCGAACTGTTCTGGTGCGTGCCCCTGCGCGACTGA
- a CDS encoding heavy metal translocating P-type ATPase, whose product MGADPRGCVPEKPVARHRVDWREWLPLTLLTVAVLVGAALRVAGLRGAADLVWAGVTLVALLPAAWAVLRQLARRQFGVDVIAVLALGGALLVREYLAGAVIAVMVATGRALEEYAQRRATRDLRALLERAPRQARRRTADGGIEVVPLDRIAVGDRLLVGPGDVTPVDGALEDAATLDESVVTGEAQLVQRSAGEQVASGVVNAGAAVGLRAVRSAAESTYAGIVRLAEEATARKAPMVRLADRYAAAFVPFTLVLAGAAWLWSGQFVRAVAVLVVATPCPLLLATPIAIVSGLSRVARRGVLVRDGGSLELLGRARTLLVDKTGTLTAGRPRATETVVAPGGDRDEVLRLAASVEQLSPHVLAAALVRQARDRGLPLAEPTEVTEEPGRGVTGRVDGRLVRVGQLAGAPPPWAASARERAEIAGRSTVWVSDEHGPLGAVVLEDPVRPDARRTVRRLREAGLTRLVMVTGDRPRTAEQVAQAVGVDETLAQCTPEEKVARVRQESQRAVTVMVGDGVNDAPALAAAHVGVAMGATGATASADVADAVLTVDRLDRLADAVEIARYARRIAVQSATVGMGLAVAAMLFAAAGRLPPVGGAFLQEGIDVLVILNALRALGGGLRRREVPPATRALLDRYAGEHTGVRDVLAGLRDTADLVAVRPDAPECLPALRATHRRLTEEVLPHESAEEQHLYPALAGPLGSAEATSTMSRGHLEIRRLVDRVGAHLAQAGAGPLRRDQVPDLLAALYGLDAVLRLHLAQEEEDYFTLDPAGPGEGGTARA is encoded by the coding sequence GTGGGTGCCGATCCGCGTGGCTGCGTACCGGAGAAGCCGGTCGCGCGGCACCGGGTGGACTGGCGCGAGTGGCTGCCGCTGACCCTGCTCACCGTGGCGGTGCTGGTCGGCGCCGCGCTGCGGGTCGCCGGCCTGCGCGGCGCCGCCGACCTGGTCTGGGCCGGGGTGACCCTGGTGGCGCTGCTGCCGGCGGCCTGGGCGGTGCTGCGCCAGCTGGCGCGCCGGCAGTTCGGGGTGGACGTGATCGCCGTGCTGGCCCTGGGCGGCGCGCTGCTGGTCCGCGAGTACCTGGCCGGGGCGGTGATCGCCGTCATGGTCGCCACCGGCCGGGCCCTGGAGGAGTACGCCCAGCGACGGGCGACGCGCGACCTGCGGGCGCTGCTGGAACGGGCGCCCCGGCAGGCGCGCCGGCGTACCGCCGACGGTGGCATCGAGGTGGTCCCGCTGGACCGGATCGCGGTCGGCGACCGGCTGCTGGTCGGCCCCGGCGACGTCACGCCCGTCGACGGGGCGCTGGAGGACGCGGCGACCCTCGACGAGTCGGTGGTCACCGGCGAGGCGCAACTGGTGCAGCGGTCGGCGGGGGAGCAGGTGGCCAGCGGCGTGGTCAACGCCGGAGCGGCCGTCGGGCTGCGCGCCGTGCGCAGCGCCGCGGAGAGCACGTACGCCGGCATCGTCCGGCTGGCCGAGGAGGCGACCGCGCGCAAGGCCCCGATGGTCCGCCTCGCGGACCGGTACGCGGCGGCGTTCGTGCCGTTCACCCTGGTGCTGGCCGGCGCGGCGTGGCTGTGGTCCGGGCAGTTCGTCCGGGCGGTCGCGGTGCTGGTGGTGGCCACCCCCTGCCCGCTGCTGCTGGCCACCCCGATCGCGATCGTGTCCGGGCTGTCCCGGGTGGCCCGGCGCGGGGTACTGGTCCGCGACGGCGGGTCGCTGGAACTGCTCGGCCGCGCCCGTACCCTGCTGGTGGACAAGACCGGCACGCTCACCGCCGGCCGGCCCCGGGCCACCGAGACGGTCGTCGCCCCCGGCGGGGACCGCGACGAGGTGCTGCGGCTGGCCGCCTCGGTCGAACAGCTCTCCCCGCACGTGCTGGCCGCAGCGCTGGTGCGCCAGGCCCGGGACCGGGGTCTGCCGCTGGCCGAGCCGACCGAGGTGACCGAGGAGCCCGGCCGGGGCGTCACCGGGCGGGTCGACGGCCGGCTGGTGCGGGTCGGCCAGCTCGCCGGGGCGCCGCCGCCGTGGGCGGCCTCGGCCCGCGAGCGGGCGGAGATCGCCGGCCGGTCCACGGTCTGGGTGAGCGACGAGCACGGCCCGCTCGGCGCGGTCGTGCTGGAGGACCCGGTACGCCCCGACGCCCGCCGCACCGTCCGTCGGCTGCGCGAGGCGGGGCTGACCCGCCTGGTGATGGTCACCGGGGACCGGCCCCGCACGGCCGAGCAGGTGGCCCAGGCGGTCGGGGTGGACGAGACGCTGGCGCAGTGCACGCCGGAGGAGAAGGTCGCCCGGGTCCGGCAGGAGTCGCAGCGGGCGGTGACGGTGATGGTCGGCGACGGCGTCAACGACGCCCCGGCGCTCGCCGCGGCGCACGTGGGCGTGGCGATGGGCGCGACCGGGGCGACCGCCTCGGCGGACGTGGCCGACGCGGTGCTCACCGTCGACCGGCTGGACCGGCTCGCCGACGCCGTGGAGATCGCCCGGTACGCCCGCCGGATCGCGGTGCAGAGCGCCACGGTCGGGATGGGGCTGGCGGTCGCGGCGATGCTGTTCGCGGCGGCCGGCCGGTTGCCCCCGGTGGGCGGCGCGTTCCTCCAGGAGGGCATCGACGTGCTGGTGATCCTCAACGCGCTGCGGGCCCTGGGCGGTGGGCTGCGCCGCCGCGAGGTGCCGCCGGCCACCCGCGCGCTGCTCGACCGGTACGCCGGCGAGCACACCGGGGTACGCGACGTGCTGGCCGGGTTGCGCGACACCGCCGACCTGGTGGCCGTCCGCCCGGACGCCCCCGAGTGCCTGCCGGCGCTGCGCGCGACGCACCGGCGGCTGACCGAGGAGGTGCTGCCGCACGAGTCGGCCGAGGAGCAGCACCTCTACCCGGCGCTGGCCGGGCCGCTGGGCAGCGCCGAGGCGACGTCCACGATGAGCCGGGGGCACCTGGAGATCCGCCGGCTGGTGGACCGCGTCGGCGCTCACCTGGCCCAGGCCGGCGCCGGGCCGCTGCGCCGCGACCAGGTGCCGGACCTGCTCGCCGCCCTCTACGGGCTGGACGCGGTGCTGCGCCTGCACCTGGCCCAGGAGGAGGAGGACTACTTCACCCTCGACCCCGCCGGCCCCGGCGAAGGCGGGACCGCCCGGGCGTGA
- a CDS encoding NAD-dependent epimerase/dehydratase family protein, whose translation MRLLVLGGTGFVGGAVVTEAVRRNWSVTVFNRGLHGAVPEGVHRLRGDRTARDGLATLSGGEWDLVVDTWDGAPRGVGDAARALVDRVRHYAYVSSGSVYAHPLPPGAGEEAPVVDAAPDADDGDYPHNKAGGERAAVQVFGDRALLVRAGLILGPGEDIGRLPWWLHRVARGGDVLAPGPADLPVQYVDVRDLAAWTLDRAVAGVGGAFNVISRTGHTTMGELLAAAVAVTGSDARLRWTDPEPILAAGVVPWNDLPIWVPPGHEYRWLQERGVDKAYAAGLTCRPAAETVADTWGWLRRVGSVPPRAGRPARVPVGLDPEREAALLAAHHPA comes from the coding sequence ATGAGACTCCTGGTACTCGGCGGCACGGGCTTCGTCGGCGGCGCGGTGGTGACCGAGGCGGTGCGACGGAACTGGTCGGTGACGGTGTTCAACCGTGGGTTGCACGGGGCGGTCCCGGAGGGCGTACACCGGTTGCGGGGCGACCGGACGGCGCGCGACGGCCTGGCCACGCTCTCCGGCGGCGAATGGGACCTGGTGGTCGACACCTGGGACGGCGCGCCGCGCGGCGTCGGCGACGCGGCCCGCGCGCTGGTCGACCGGGTCCGGCACTACGCCTACGTCTCCAGCGGCTCCGTCTACGCCCACCCGCTGCCCCCGGGCGCGGGGGAGGAGGCGCCGGTGGTGGACGCGGCCCCGGACGCCGACGACGGGGACTACCCGCACAACAAGGCGGGTGGGGAACGGGCGGCGGTGCAGGTCTTCGGCGACCGGGCGCTGCTGGTGCGGGCCGGGCTGATCCTCGGCCCCGGGGAGGACATCGGCCGCCTGCCGTGGTGGCTGCACCGCGTCGCCCGGGGTGGGGACGTGCTGGCGCCCGGCCCGGCCGACCTGCCGGTGCAGTACGTCGACGTGCGGGACCTCGCGGCGTGGACCCTGGACCGGGCCGTTGCCGGCGTCGGCGGGGCGTTCAACGTGATCAGCCGCACCGGGCACACCACCATGGGTGAGCTGCTGGCCGCCGCCGTCGCGGTGACCGGGTCGGACGCCCGGCTGCGCTGGACCGACCCGGAGCCGATCCTCGCCGCCGGGGTGGTGCCCTGGAACGACCTGCCGATCTGGGTGCCGCCGGGGCACGAGTACCGCTGGTTGCAGGAGCGCGGTGTCGACAAGGCGTACGCGGCGGGGCTGACCTGCCGGCCGGCGGCCGAGACGGTCGCCGACACCTGGGGCTGGCTGCGCCGGGTGGGGTCGGTGCCGCCGCGGGCCGGCCGGCCCGCGCGGGTGCCGGTCGGGCTCGATCCCGAGCGGGAGGCGGCGCTGCTCGCCGCCCACCACCCGGCCTGA
- a CDS encoding Acg family FMN-binding oxidoreductase, whose amino-acid sequence MSHETPGQDRPLTTALAEAAATAGYAPSVHNTQPWRWRVLPDALELRVVRDRQLTATDPEGRLLALSCGAALHHARLALTAEGWTAVVERLPDPAQPDLLARLTGLARAAAEPEAMRMVQCMQVRHTDRRPVSDEPVSTSALGEITRAATDEGAQLQILDSDQVMELAAAAGHAGAVEADDPQLREELLYWTSRAGTGTGLPPEVLPAQQAQTTVPGRDFGRAGTLPVGPGHDKAAVYALLYGDEDEPDSWLRAGEALSALWLTATRLGVSVVPLSGVVEVAGTRQTLRQLLSGLGHPYIVLRLGIADPAHAGPPHTPRLPVEQVVDTSAVREQPS is encoded by the coding sequence ATGAGCCACGAGACGCCGGGACAGGACCGTCCGCTGACCACCGCGCTCGCGGAGGCCGCCGCGACCGCCGGCTACGCCCCGTCGGTGCACAACACCCAGCCCTGGCGGTGGCGGGTGCTGCCCGACGCCCTGGAGCTGCGGGTGGTCCGCGACCGCCAGCTCACCGCCACCGACCCGGAGGGCCGGCTGCTCGCGCTCAGCTGCGGCGCGGCGCTGCACCACGCCCGCCTGGCGCTGACCGCCGAGGGCTGGACGGCCGTCGTGGAGCGGCTGCCCGACCCGGCGCAGCCGGACCTGCTGGCCCGGTTGACCGGGCTGGCCCGCGCCGCCGCCGAGCCGGAGGCCATGCGCATGGTGCAGTGCATGCAGGTCCGGCACACCGACCGGCGTCCGGTCAGCGACGAGCCGGTCTCCACCAGCGCGCTCGGTGAGATCACCCGGGCCGCCACCGACGAGGGCGCGCAGTTGCAGATCCTCGACTCCGACCAGGTGATGGAGCTGGCCGCGGCGGCCGGGCACGCCGGCGCGGTCGAGGCCGACGACCCGCAGCTGCGCGAGGAGCTGCTGTACTGGACCAGCCGGGCCGGCACCGGCACCGGCCTGCCGCCGGAGGTGCTGCCCGCGCAGCAGGCGCAGACCACCGTGCCCGGCCGGGACTTCGGTCGCGCCGGCACCCTCCCGGTCGGCCCCGGCCACGACAAGGCCGCCGTGTACGCGCTGCTCTACGGCGACGAGGACGAGCCGGACAGCTGGCTGCGCGCCGGCGAGGCGCTCTCCGCGCTCTGGCTGACCGCCACCCGGCTCGGCGTCTCCGTGGTGCCGCTGTCGGGCGTGGTGGAAGTGGCGGGCACCCGGCAGACGCTGCGTCAGCTGCTCAGCGGCCTGGGGCACCCGTACATCGTGCTGCGGCTGGGGATCGCCGACCCGGCGCACGCGGGCCCGCCGCACACCCCGCGGCTGCCGGTGGAGCAGGTGGTGGACACCAGCGCGGTACGCGAGCAGCCGTCCTGA
- a CDS encoding MXAN_6230/SCO0854 family RING domain-containing protein, protein MRLVRFTRPAHPATDPAALALLRRGLVAPGLLAGPKRRERGAPLPAETGVRALEADALSLGYVVGARLRAYLCRQEPNRLAALGSALLTGLASLVGAHVPHLPLFRNFPSRVPASTDDLYVLRMFALLTQPLQATCVLCGQAGTVHPVDPCAHPVCAACWDLQTWTACPICHRRTGHALAHLDEATWRPGRTVPRGEPVDTAALPRRWVLLELSEHLDDDLHDAVAALLARRTPLTAQETADLDALLDRIGHADLGWLPDTIEVRATRAHVLHRLLADPGLAERLPDLLARHVTTATDLLRLLYLRDGGDVHLTRAPRRRTSLPRRLRRLVLARLDALPLTTLVEDLHRHRDAWLRTAENLHPFEEPARHPHAALGFAVLRRTVVDPASKLGVALGPLADAHPDLTRTPDGRLRLRGWRAHTETALRGGDHERALALLARRPGELLRRTVMLAARFAARPGEETAFLLTVADAASRVAPGVLLAALSAVRAATHGPRPRLYFPAAGGARLWTEPDRRERLPAALGGELEALLTDELLRRAAARPRTPVAVLDAGLADLVAPFAERTASATLVALPRGSVQPLPSGAVVRLFLHWTEPAGTRVDLDLSVALYDDTGRFVGLCDYTRLRFAGQAAVHSGDLTSAPAPLGASEFVDLDVARLRAAGVRYLVMVVFSYNDVAFEEMTDAFAGFMGEPPGADGTRRGPFRRGGAPFQPQRVEQRFDLTGAEKVATPLLVDLERYRMRWLDVTLAGSGATHSVADYSHRLGQLAIAADGYFDGGFRPSLWEVACWHAAARADLVQVRADGVRAYHRQPGESLRDFAARLTHLGPAEETSAGQPQPATFAALVRGDAPVRDAARVYALHPDGLDTARVRRHTAADLVAQLAPVD, encoded by the coding sequence GTGCGCCTCGTCCGCTTCACCCGCCCCGCCCACCCGGCCACCGACCCCGCCGCCCTGGCGTTGCTGCGCCGTGGCCTGGTCGCGCCAGGACTGCTGGCCGGGCCGAAGCGGCGTGAGCGCGGCGCTCCCCTCCCCGCCGAGACGGGCGTACGGGCACTGGAGGCCGACGCGCTGAGCCTCGGCTACGTCGTCGGGGCGCGGCTGCGCGCGTACCTGTGCCGGCAGGAGCCGAACCGGCTCGCCGCCCTCGGCTCCGCCCTGCTCACCGGCCTCGCCTCCCTGGTCGGCGCGCACGTGCCGCACCTGCCGCTGTTCAGGAACTTCCCGAGCCGGGTGCCCGCCAGCACCGACGACCTGTACGTGCTGCGGATGTTCGCCCTGCTCACCCAGCCGCTGCAGGCCACCTGCGTACTCTGCGGCCAGGCCGGCACCGTGCATCCGGTGGACCCGTGCGCGCACCCGGTCTGCGCCGCCTGCTGGGACCTGCAGACCTGGACCGCCTGCCCGATCTGCCACCGCCGCACCGGTCACGCCCTGGCCCACCTGGACGAGGCCACCTGGCGTCCGGGGCGCACCGTGCCGCGTGGCGAGCCGGTCGACACCGCCGCCCTGCCCCGGCGGTGGGTGCTGCTGGAACTCTCCGAGCACCTCGACGACGACCTGCACGACGCCGTCGCCGCCCTGCTGGCCCGCCGTACCCCGCTCACCGCGCAGGAGACGGCGGACCTGGACGCGCTGCTCGACCGGATCGGCCACGCCGACCTCGGCTGGCTGCCCGACACCATCGAGGTGCGCGCCACCCGCGCCCACGTCCTGCACCGGCTGCTCGCCGACCCGGGCCTGGCCGAGCGGCTGCCCGACCTGCTGGCCCGGCACGTCACCACCGCCACCGACCTGCTGCGCCTGCTGTACCTGCGCGACGGCGGCGACGTCCACCTGACCCGCGCGCCCCGGCGGCGTACCTCGCTGCCGCGCCGGCTACGCCGGCTGGTGCTCGCCCGGCTGGACGCGCTGCCCCTCACCACCCTGGTCGAGGACCTGCACCGGCACCGCGACGCCTGGCTGCGCACGGCGGAGAACCTGCACCCGTTCGAGGAACCGGCCCGCCACCCGCACGCCGCGCTCGGCTTCGCCGTGCTCCGCCGTACGGTGGTCGACCCGGCCTCGAAGCTGGGCGTGGCGCTCGGCCCGCTCGCCGACGCCCACCCCGACCTCACGCGCACCCCCGACGGCCGACTGCGGCTGCGGGGCTGGCGCGCACACACCGAGACCGCGCTGCGCGGCGGTGACCACGAACGGGCCCTCGCCCTGCTCGCCCGGCGTCCCGGGGAGCTGCTGCGCCGTACCGTGATGCTGGCCGCCCGGTTCGCCGCCCGGCCCGGCGAGGAGACCGCCTTCCTGCTCACCGTCGCCGACGCCGCCAGCCGGGTCGCGCCCGGCGTGCTGCTGGCGGCGCTGTCGGCGGTACGGGCGGCGACCCACGGCCCGCGACCGCGCCTGTACTTCCCGGCGGCCGGCGGCGCGCGGCTGTGGACCGAGCCGGACCGGCGGGAGCGTCTCCCCGCCGCGCTGGGCGGGGAACTGGAGGCGCTGCTCACCGACGAGCTGCTGCGCCGGGCCGCCGCGCGGCCGCGTACCCCGGTGGCGGTCCTGGACGCGGGCCTGGCCGACCTGGTCGCGCCGTTCGCCGAGCGGACCGCCTCGGCGACCCTGGTCGCGCTGCCCCGGGGCAGCGTCCAGCCGCTGCCGTCCGGGGCGGTGGTCCGGCTCTTCCTGCACTGGACCGAACCCGCCGGCACCCGCGTCGACCTGGACCTGTCGGTGGCCCTGTACGACGACACCGGCCGGTTCGTCGGGCTCTGCGACTACACCCGGCTGCGGTTCGCCGGGCAGGCCGCGGTGCACTCCGGGGACCTCACCTCGGCGCCGGCGCCCCTCGGCGCCAGCGAGTTCGTCGACCTGGACGTGGCCCGGCTGCGCGCCGCGGGCGTCCGCTACCTGGTCATGGTCGTGTTCAGCTACAACGACGTGGCGTTCGAGGAGATGACCGACGCGTTCGCCGGGTTCATGGGCGAGCCGCCCGGCGCGGACGGCACCCGTCGGGGCCCCTTCCGGCGGGGCGGCGCGCCGTTCCAGCCGCAGCGCGTCGAGCAGCGTTTCGACCTGACCGGCGCGGAGAAGGTCGCCACCCCACTCCTGGTGGACCTGGAGCGGTACCGGATGCGCTGGCTCGACGTGACGCTCGCCGGCAGCGGCGCCACGCACAGCGTCGCCGACTACTCGCACCGGCTCGGTCAGCTCGCGATCGCCGCCGACGGGTACTTCGACGGCGGGTTCCGGCCCAGCCTGTGGGAGGTGGCGTGCTGGCACGCCGCCGCCCGCGCCGACCTGGTGCAGGTCCGCGCCGACGGGGTGCGCGCCTACCACCGCCAGCCGGGCGAGAGCCTGCGGGACTTCGCCGCCCGGCTCACCCACCTCGGTCCGGCGGAGGAGACGTCCGCCGGGCAGCCGCAGCCGGCGACGTTCGCGGCGCTGGTGCGCGGTGACGCCCCGGTGCGCGACGCGGCCCGGGTCTACGCGCTGCACCCCGACGGCCTGGACACCGCCCGGGTCCGCCGGCACACCGCCGCGGACCTGGTCGCGCAGCTCGCGCCGGTGGACTGA
- a CDS encoding response regulator, with amino-acid sequence MIRVFLLDDHEVVRRGLADLLQSSGDIEVVGESGSAQEAARRIPALRPDVAILDARLPDGNGIDVCRDVRAVDSSIKGLILTSYEDDEALFAAIMAGAAGYVLKQIRGTDLVDAVRRVAAGQSLLDPAITTRVLERIRSGVEQPRELKTLTEQERRILEYVAEGLTNREIAGKMFLAEKTVKNYVSSVLAKLGLERRTQAAVLATRLLGKNH; translated from the coding sequence ATGATCCGGGTGTTCCTCCTCGACGACCACGAGGTCGTCCGTCGTGGCCTTGCCGACCTGCTGCAGAGCAGCGGTGACATCGAAGTGGTCGGCGAGTCCGGCTCCGCGCAGGAGGCCGCCCGACGCATCCCGGCGCTGCGGCCCGACGTGGCGATCCTCGACGCCCGGCTGCCCGACGGCAACGGCATCGACGTCTGCCGGGACGTCCGGGCCGTGGACTCCTCCATCAAGGGCCTGATCCTCACCTCGTACGAGGACGACGAGGCGCTCTTCGCCGCGATCATGGCGGGGGCGGCCGGGTACGTGCTCAAGCAGATCCGCGGCACCGACCTGGTGGACGCGGTGCGCCGGGTGGCGGCCGGCCAGTCGCTGCTCGACCCGGCGATCACCACCCGGGTGCTGGAGCGCATCCGCAGCGGCGTGGAGCAGCCGCGTGAGCTGAAGACGCTCACCGAGCAGGAGCGCCGGATCCTGGAGTACGTGGCCGAGGGGCTCACCAACCGGGAGATCGCCGGCAAGATGTTCCTGGCCGAGAAGACGGTGAAGAACTACGTCTCCAGCGTGCTGGCCAAGCTGGGGCTGGAGCGGCGCACCCAGGCGGCGGTGCTGGCCACCCGGCTGCTCGGCAAGAACCACTGA
- a CDS encoding Acg family FMN-binding oxidoreductase has product MDAGYTVAQLRAAAADAVRAPSLHNTQPWRLRLRDGGIELSVDRTRQLPATDPSGWGARIACGAALFNLRLSLAVAGTPATVRLRPYPAEPDVVARLVPDTPRPPTPAERSLYAAIPRRFSNRAPFWPDPVPAEARWRLGEAARAEQCWLELVIGTTAVNAFAEIARSAHRVLERDPGYRQERAEWIRREPSPDGVPTAAGGPQSEPQDLLPMRGFGGRNRAPGRDFEPEPLVAVLGSAGNTTTDQILAGQALQRVLLTATDAGLSVSMLSQPIEVPGAREALRLSLGRFGTPQMVMRIGYGQPGVATPRRDIDDVLDLPVSVAPAAGLPTPS; this is encoded by the coding sequence ATGGACGCCGGCTACACCGTCGCGCAGCTTCGCGCTGCCGCCGCGGACGCTGTCCGCGCGCCTTCCCTGCACAACACGCAGCCGTGGCGGCTGCGGCTCCGCGACGGCGGGATCGAGCTGTCGGTCGACCGGACGCGGCAGCTGCCCGCCACCGATCCGAGCGGCTGGGGCGCCCGGATCGCGTGCGGGGCGGCGCTGTTCAACCTGCGGCTGTCCCTCGCCGTGGCCGGCACGCCGGCGACGGTGCGGCTGCGGCCGTACCCGGCGGAGCCGGACGTGGTGGCCCGGCTCGTGCCCGACACACCGCGACCGCCGACCCCCGCCGAGCGGAGCCTGTACGCGGCCATTCCCCGCCGGTTCAGCAACCGGGCCCCGTTCTGGCCCGACCCGGTGCCGGCGGAGGCCCGGTGGCGTCTCGGGGAGGCGGCCCGCGCCGAACAGTGCTGGCTGGAGCTGGTGATCGGGACCACCGCGGTCAACGCCTTCGCCGAGATCGCCCGCAGCGCCCACCGGGTGCTGGAGCGCGACCCCGGCTACCGGCAGGAGCGGGCCGAGTGGATCCGCCGTGAGCCCTCGCCCGACGGGGTGCCGACGGCGGCCGGCGGCCCGCAGAGCGAACCGCAGGACCTGCTGCCGATGCGTGGCTTCGGTGGGCGCAACCGGGCCCCCGGCCGCGACTTCGAGCCGGAGCCCCTGGTCGCCGTGCTCGGGTCGGCCGGCAACACCACCACCGACCAGATCCTCGCCGGGCAGGCCCTGCAACGGGTGCTGCTCACCGCGACCGACGCCGGGCTGAGCGTCTCGATGCTCTCCCAGCCGATCGAGGTGCCCGGCGCGCGGGAGGCGCTGCGGCTGTCGCTGGGGCGCTTCGGCACCCCGCAGATGGTGATGCGGATCGGGTACGGCCAGCCCGGGGTGGCCACCCCCCGGCGCGACATCGACGACGTGCTGGACCTGCCGGTCTCCGTCGCGCCGGCCGCGGGGCTGCCCACGCCGAGCTGA